In Candidatus Omnitrophota bacterium, a genomic segment contains:
- a CDS encoding ATP-binding protein, whose product MFSEPAVGERFFGRKEVLEILNKRVSALKDGYRQNVALTGQSLSGKSSILHHFLHTLREENIVPVYVEVVKEPFGSFANKFIATLLYNTLRGMGEDTGIEFDSILEKAKESLPRTYAASKHIFSNIERANFDEAYAALLGLTSVLKDETRMSCLVIFDEFDNLEHLGIKNPFLNFGKVIMVQKDTMYIVASSRGEAIKKILSEKLSLLFGNFEVVTVAGFSRATAYDFIGSKTAGFDIDDILKAFILAFTGGNAFYLDKILLRAREKAAERMTNHIDEDALGAAILELIYDSGGVIHQYLMNSLLELLDTKNKDMYLAILLSIANGRNRQLEIARSVKTKRADAVKHLARLSELGLVSKCGAFYAIDDVILEFWLKHVYQRKRNFLVGGALDRAAIFASDIRAYLADFRNETDKSDAASKVAELFDSFSNDLVCLDSRSARLPHFTRVEKRSFGEKRPFVAASVRGKYWIAQPYGDVVGENDVIEFIRNAKSLGCKISNKLIIPLAGMDENAKLLAKELKIAIWDLATINTLLTFYGKKRIVLL is encoded by the coding sequence ATGTTCAGCGAACCTGCGGTAGGGGAACGGTTCTTCGGGCGGAAAGAGGTCCTTGAGATACTGAACAAGAGGGTCTCGGCCCTCAAGGACGGGTACCGTCAGAACGTGGCATTGACCGGCCAGTCGCTCTCGGGGAAATCATCGATACTGCACCACTTCCTGCACACCCTGAGGGAAGAGAATATCGTGCCCGTCTACGTCGAGGTCGTGAAAGAGCCGTTCGGGTCGTTCGCCAATAAATTCATCGCAACGCTGCTCTATAATACGCTCAGGGGTATGGGTGAGGATACCGGCATAGAATTCGACTCTATACTCGAAAAGGCAAAAGAGTCCCTGCCCAGGACGTATGCGGCGTCAAAACATATATTTTCCAATATAGAGCGCGCCAATTTCGACGAGGCATACGCGGCGCTTTTGGGCCTAACATCGGTGCTGAAGGACGAAACGCGGATGTCATGTCTTGTCATCTTCGACGAGTTCGATAACCTCGAGCACCTCGGCATCAAGAACCCTTTCCTCAATTTCGGCAAGGTGATAATGGTCCAGAAGGATACGATGTACATAGTCGCGAGCTCCAGGGGAGAGGCGATCAAGAAGATACTTTCGGAAAAGCTATCTCTCCTTTTCGGGAATTTCGAAGTAGTTACGGTCGCCGGCTTCAGCCGCGCCACGGCATACGACTTCATCGGATCGAAGACGGCCGGGTTCGACATCGACGATATATTGAAGGCGTTCATCCTGGCGTTCACCGGGGGCAACGCCTTTTATCTCGACAAGATCTTATTGCGGGCAAGGGAGAAGGCCGCCGAGCGTATGACGAACCACATAGACGAAGACGCGCTCGGCGCGGCTATACTGGAGCTTATATATGACTCCGGCGGCGTCATCCACCAGTACCTTATGAATTCCCTGCTCGAATTGCTCGATACGAAGAATAAGGATATGTACCTCGCCATACTCCTTTCGATAGCGAACGGACGCAATCGTCAGCTCGAGATCGCACGCTCCGTAAAGACGAAACGCGCCGACGCGGTGAAGCACCTTGCCCGGCTGTCGGAGCTGGGGCTCGTATCGAAATGCGGCGCCTTTTACGCCATAGACGACGTCATCCTCGAATTCTGGCTGAAGCATGTCTACCAGAGGAAACGCAATTTCCTGGTGGGCGGCGCCCTCGACAGGGCCGCCATATTCGCCAGCGACATAAGGGCATATCTTGCCGATTTCAGGAATGAGACCGACAAGAGCGACGCGGCATCGAAGGTAGCCGAGCTCTTTGACTCATTTTCCAATGACCTGGTCTGCCTCGATTCGAGATCGGCGCGGCTGCCGCATTTCACCAGAGTGGAGAAACGGTCTTTCGGCGAGAAGAGGCCTTTCGTCGCAGCATCGGTGCGCGGCAAATACTGGATCGCCCAGCCGTACGGGGACGTGGTGGGCGAGAACGATGTCATCGAGTTCATAAGGAACGCGAAGTCCCTAGGCTGCAAGATATCCAATAAATTGATAATACCTCTCGCGGGTATGGATGAAAATGCCAAGCTCCTGGCGAAAGAGCTGAAGATAGCAATATGGGACCTCGCCACCATAAATACCCTTTTGACCTTTTACGGGAAGAAGAGAATAGTGCTATTATGA
- a CDS encoding metallophosphoesterase family protein yields MNDNASGAGGTKRNGKGMTRILVLADTHIPRSAHDLPHEIYDVLDDIDMIFHAGDFVEKEIYEKLAKLKPLKAVYGNMDSRQVTENLNQKEIVQVGRFRIGLIHGYGVPRDIIDTVRGEFRDVHAIVFGHSHEAINMTKEGILFFNPGSPTDKVFAAYNSYGILEVTDTKIEGKIVKL; encoded by the coding sequence ATGAACGATAACGCTTCGGGCGCCGGAGGCACAAAGAGGAACGGGAAAGGGATGACCCGGATACTCGTCCTGGCGGACACCCATATACCGCGTTCGGCCCACGACCTGCCGCATGAGATATATGATGTGTTGGATGATATAGACATGATATTCCATGCCGGCGACTTCGTCGAGAAAGAGATATACGAAAAACTGGCAAAATTAAAACCCTTGAAGGCCGTTTACGGCAATATGGACTCGCGCCAGGTCACGGAGAACCTGAACCAGAAGGAGATAGTGCAGGTCGGCAGGTTCAGGATCGGGCTCATACACGGTTACGGCGTCCCGCGCGATATAATAGATACTGTACGCGGAGAGTTCAGGGACGTGCACGCCATCGTCTTCGGCCATTCGCACGAGGCGATAAACATGACAAAGGAGGGGATCCTCTTCTTTAACCCGGGGAGCCCGACCGATAAGGTCTTTGCGGCGTACAATTCATACGGTATCCTTGAGGTAACGGATACGAAGATCGAGGGGAAGATCGTAAAATTATGA
- a CDS encoding thymidylate synthase has product MKNEIPVIKVEGKTLPEAWEKAVRATWDEGLEIRTEYDKPGDPESRDSTMIMVVKEPMAEPRIHRSFPGGLEDLEIYRQEVVDGIHDHWIKPEEGKWTYTYHQRICSFPIEGRKVNQLDYIIKKLASAPHSRRAQAITWNPGIDPETDDPPCLQRIWCRLIEQSGEGRYALDMNTHWRSRDAYKASFMNIFALTDLQRSIAEDISRSLKAEVRVGRYVDISDSFHIYGSYAAEFRNFLKTAGERSFADKTWTSDFAKPFFEDARLKLKNET; this is encoded by the coding sequence ATGAAAAATGAGATACCGGTCATAAAGGTGGAGGGGAAGACACTCCCGGAGGCGTGGGAGAAGGCCGTGCGGGCCACGTGGGATGAAGGACTTGAGATACGCACCGAATACGATAAACCGGGCGATCCCGAAAGCAGGGATTCGACGATGATCATGGTTGTGAAAGAACCGATGGCGGAACCGAGGATACACCGCTCTTTCCCGGGTGGCCTGGAGGACCTTGAGATATACAGGCAGGAGGTGGTGGACGGGATCCATGACCACTGGATAAAACCCGAGGAAGGGAAATGGACTTATACTTATCACCAGAGGATATGCTCTTTTCCTATCGAGGGCAGGAAGGTGAACCAGCTCGATTACATAATAAAGAAACTTGCATCGGCCCCGCATTCAAGGAGGGCGCAGGCGATCACCTGGAACCCCGGCATAGATCCCGAGACCGATGATCCGCCGTGTTTACAGCGTATATGGTGCCGTCTCATCGAACAGAGCGGGGAGGGGCGTTATGCCCTGGATATGAATACCCACTGGAGGTCCAGGGACGCCTACAAGGCAAGCTTCATGAATATATTTGCGCTGACCGACCTTCAACGGTCGATAGCGGAGGACATCTCAAGGTCGCTTAAGGCAGAGGTCAGGGTGGGCAGGTACGTCGACATAAGCGACAGCTTCCATATCTACGGGAGCTACGCGGCGGAATTCAGGAACTTCCTGAAGACGGCCGGCGAGAGGTCATTTGCCGACAAGACCTGGACCAGCGATTTCGCCAAACCGTTCTTCGAGGACGCCCGCCTTAAATTGAAGAACGAAACGTGA